The Mycobacterium paragordonae genome includes a region encoding these proteins:
- the purH gene encoding bifunctional phosphoribosylaminoimidazolecarboxamide formyltransferase/IMP cyclohydrolase, giving the protein MNIDKKPIRRALISVYDKTGLVELAQGLAAAGVEIVSTGSTAKTIADKAIPVTRVEELTGFPEVLDGRVKTLHPKVHAGLLADLRKPEHRASLEKLGVAAFELVVVNLYPFAETVESGASPDECVEQIDIGGPSMVRAAAKNHPSVAVVTDPRGYDGVLAAVRHGGFTLAERKKLASLAFQHTAEYDIAVATWMQSTLAPEEPAQEFPHFFARNWRRQATLRYGENPHQQAALYLDPGAWPGLAQAEQLHGKEMSYNNFTDADAAWRAAFDHEQTCVAIIKHANPCGIAISDISVADAHRKAHDCDPLSAFGGVIAANTEVSVEMAEYVSTIFTEVIVAPAYEPGAIDVLTRKKNIRVLLASEPLGGGHELRPISGGLLIQQRDQLDAPGDDPNNWTLATGEPADPSTLTDLVFAWRACRAVKSNAIVIVAGGATIGVGMGQVNRVDAARLAVERGGDRVNGAVAASDAFFPFPDGLETLTAAGVKAVVHPGGSVRDDEVTAAAAKAGVTLYLTGARHFAH; this is encoded by the coding sequence ATGAACATCGACAAGAAGCCGATCCGTCGCGCGTTGATCAGCGTGTACGACAAGACCGGCCTGGTCGAACTCGCCCAGGGCCTCGCCGCCGCCGGCGTCGAGATCGTCTCGACCGGATCGACCGCGAAGACCATTGCCGACAAAGCGATTCCGGTCACCCGCGTCGAGGAACTCACCGGTTTCCCCGAGGTGCTCGACGGACGCGTCAAGACCCTGCACCCCAAGGTGCACGCCGGACTGCTGGCCGACCTGCGCAAGCCCGAACACCGCGCGTCGCTGGAAAAACTCGGCGTCGCGGCGTTCGAACTCGTCGTGGTCAACCTCTACCCGTTCGCCGAGACTGTCGAATCCGGTGCCAGCCCCGACGAGTGCGTCGAGCAGATCGACATCGGCGGCCCGTCGATGGTGCGCGCCGCGGCCAAGAACCATCCGAGTGTCGCCGTCGTCACCGATCCCCGCGGGTACGACGGAGTGCTGGCCGCGGTGCGGCACGGCGGATTCACCCTTGCCGAGCGGAAGAAGCTGGCCTCCTTGGCATTCCAGCACACCGCCGAATACGACATCGCCGTCGCGACCTGGATGCAGTCCACGCTCGCGCCCGAAGAACCCGCGCAGGAATTCCCGCACTTCTTTGCCAGGAACTGGCGCCGCCAGGCCACCCTGCGCTACGGCGAGAACCCGCACCAGCAGGCCGCCCTCTACCTCGACCCCGGCGCCTGGCCGGGTCTGGCGCAGGCCGAGCAGCTGCACGGAAAAGAGATGTCCTACAACAACTTCACCGATGCGGACGCGGCGTGGCGGGCAGCCTTCGACCACGAGCAGACCTGCGTGGCGATCATCAAGCACGCCAACCCGTGCGGCATCGCGATCTCGGACATCTCGGTCGCCGACGCGCACCGCAAGGCCCACGACTGTGACCCGCTCAGCGCATTCGGCGGCGTGATCGCGGCCAACACCGAAGTCAGCGTCGAGATGGCGGAGTACGTCAGCACCATCTTCACCGAGGTGATCGTGGCGCCCGCGTACGAGCCGGGCGCGATTGACGTGTTGACGCGCAAGAAGAACATCCGGGTGCTGCTGGCCTCCGAGCCACTCGGCGGCGGCCACGAGCTGCGCCCGATCAGCGGCGGACTACTGATCCAGCAGCGCGACCAACTCGACGCGCCCGGCGACGACCCGAACAACTGGACGCTGGCCACTGGCGAACCCGCCGACCCGTCCACCCTCACCGACCTGGTGTTCGCGTGGCGCGCCTGCCGCGCGGTGAAGTCCAACGCGATCGTCATCGTCGCGGGCGGCGCCACGATCGGTGTCGGCATGGGACAGGTGAACCGGGTCGACGCCGCCCGGCTGGCCGTCGAGAGAGGCGGTGACCGGGTCAACGGTGCGGTCGCCGCCTCCGATGCGTTCTTCCCGTTCCCGGACGGACTCGAGACGTTGACCGCCGCGGGCGTCAAGGCCGTCGTGCACCCGGGCGGATCGGTGCGCGACGACGAAGTCACCGCGGCCGCCGCCAAAGCCGGTGTCACGCTGTACCTCACCGGCGCCCGGCACTTCGCGCACTGA
- a CDS encoding DUF1707 SHOCT-like domain-containing protein codes for MTNPAQRDVKATRDELSRAEDTDRIQIAQLLAYAAEQGRLQLNEYEDRLTKAYAATTYQELDQLRADLPGTAVSPRRGGNCNPAPSTLLLAIMSGFERRGRWNIPKKLTTFTFWGSGVIDLRYADFTSTEVEIHAYSIMSAQTFLLPPEVNVEIDGHGVMGNFDHEVVGEGTRGAPTVKIKGFSLWGGVGIKRKARKAR; via the coding sequence ATGACCAACCCAGCCCAGCGTGATGTGAAGGCCACGCGAGACGAACTGTCGCGCGCAGAGGACACCGACCGCATCCAGATTGCGCAGTTGCTGGCCTATGCGGCCGAACAGGGTCGCCTCCAGCTCAACGAATACGAAGACCGGCTAACCAAGGCCTACGCCGCCACCACCTATCAGGAGTTGGACCAACTGCGGGCCGACCTGCCCGGTACGGCGGTCAGCCCCCGGCGCGGCGGCAACTGCAATCCGGCGCCATCGACCCTGCTGCTGGCCATCATGAGCGGGTTCGAGCGCCGCGGCCGCTGGAACATTCCGAAGAAACTGACCACCTTCACGTTCTGGGGCAGCGGCGTCATCGATCTGCGCTACGCAGACTTCACCTCAACTGAGGTCGAGATTCACGCGTACTCCATCATGAGCGCTCAGACGTTCCTGTTGCCGCCCGAGGTCAACGTCGAGATCGACGGCCACGGCGTGATGGGCAACTTCGACCACGAGGTGGTCGGCGAGGGCACCCGGGGCGCCCCCACGGTGAAGATCAAGGGATTCTCGCTGTGGGGCGGCGTCGGCATCAAGCGCAAGGCGCGCAAGGCCCGTTAG
- a CDS encoding vWA domain-containing protein — protein sequence MGSPDGDDPQRPASPGSRSSLGHSQRYSAYTGGPDPLAPPVDLREALEQIGQDVMAGTSPRRALSELLRRGSENMRGADRLAAEANRKRRDLLRRNNLDGTLQEIKKLLDEAVLAERKELARALDDDARFSELQLESLPPSPAKAVQELSEYQWRSPEARQKYDQIKDLLGREMLDQRFAGMKQALEGATDEDRQRVNEMLDDLNDLLDKHSRGEDTQQDFQDFMNKHGEFFPENPQNVEELLDSLAKRAAAAQRFRNSLSQEQRDELDALAQQAFGSPSLMNALNRLDAHLQAARPGEDWTGDQQFSGDNPLGMGEGAQALADIGELEQLAEQLSQAYPGATMDDVDLDALARQLGDDAAVDARTLAELERALLNQGFLDRGSDGQWRLSPKAMRRLGETALRDVAQQLSGRHGERDHRRAGAAGELTGATRPWQFGDTEPWNISRTLTNAVLRQSGTHTLDGPLRIAVDDVEVSETEMRTQAAVALLVDTSFSMVMENRWLPMKRTALALNHLVSTRFRSDALQIIAFGRYARTVTAAELTGLEGVYEQGTNLHHALALAGRHLRRYPNAQPVVLVVTDGEPTAHLEDYGDGTSVFFDYPPNPRTISFTVKGFDDMARLGAQITIFRLGSDPGLARFLDKIARRVGGRVVVPDLDGLGAAVVGDYLKARRR from the coding sequence ATGGGTAGTCCTGATGGTGACGACCCGCAGCGCCCGGCTTCGCCGGGTTCGCGATCGTCACTAGGTCACTCGCAGCGCTACTCGGCGTATACCGGCGGGCCCGACCCGCTGGCCCCGCCGGTGGATCTGCGTGAGGCGCTCGAACAGATCGGGCAGGACGTCATGGCGGGCACCTCGCCGCGCCGGGCCCTGTCCGAGTTGCTGCGCCGCGGCTCCGAGAACATGCGCGGCGCCGACCGGCTGGCCGCCGAGGCCAACCGCAAACGGCGAGATCTGTTGCGCCGCAACAACTTAGACGGCACCCTGCAAGAGATCAAGAAGCTGCTGGACGAGGCGGTGCTGGCCGAACGCAAGGAACTGGCCCGGGCGCTGGACGACGACGCGCGGTTCTCCGAATTGCAGCTGGAGTCGTTGCCACCGTCCCCGGCCAAGGCGGTGCAGGAGCTGTCCGAATACCAGTGGCGCAGTCCTGAGGCCCGGCAGAAGTACGACCAGATCAAGGATCTGCTCGGCCGGGAGATGCTCGACCAGCGCTTCGCCGGGATGAAGCAGGCCCTGGAGGGCGCCACCGACGAGGACCGCCAGCGGGTCAACGAGATGCTGGACGATCTGAATGACCTGCTGGACAAGCACTCTCGCGGTGAAGACACCCAGCAGGACTTTCAGGACTTCATGAACAAGCACGGCGAGTTCTTCCCGGAGAACCCGCAGAACGTCGAGGAGCTGCTGGATTCGCTGGCTAAGCGGGCCGCGGCCGCCCAGCGGTTCCGCAACAGCCTCAGCCAGGAGCAGCGCGACGAACTGGATGCCTTGGCGCAGCAGGCCTTTGGCTCGCCATCACTGATGAACGCGCTGAACCGCCTGGACGCGCACCTGCAGGCGGCGCGGCCGGGCGAGGACTGGACGGGGGATCAGCAGTTCTCCGGCGACAATCCGCTCGGCATGGGCGAGGGCGCCCAGGCGCTGGCGGACATCGGCGAGTTGGAGCAGTTGGCCGAGCAGCTGTCGCAGGCCTATCCGGGCGCCACCATGGACGACGTCGACCTCGACGCGCTGGCCCGCCAACTCGGCGACGACGCCGCGGTGGACGCCCGAACGCTCGCCGAACTCGAACGGGCGCTGCTGAATCAGGGCTTCCTGGACCGCGGTTCCGACGGCCAGTGGCGGTTGTCGCCCAAAGCCATGCGCCGGCTCGGGGAGACGGCGTTGCGTGATGTGGCACAACAACTCTCCGGACGGCACGGCGAACGTGACCACCGGCGGGCCGGAGCTGCCGGTGAGCTGACCGGCGCCACCAGGCCCTGGCAGTTCGGTGACACCGAGCCGTGGAACATCTCCCGCACCCTCACCAATGCCGTGCTGCGGCAGTCGGGGACGCACACGCTGGACGGACCCCTGCGGATCGCCGTCGACGACGTCGAGGTCTCCGAGACCGAGATGCGCACCCAGGCCGCGGTGGCGCTGCTGGTGGACACCTCGTTCTCGATGGTGATGGAGAACCGGTGGCTGCCGATGAAACGGACGGCGCTGGCGCTCAACCACCTGGTGAGCACCCGGTTCCGGTCAGATGCGTTGCAGATCATCGCCTTTGGCCGTTACGCCCGTACCGTGACGGCCGCCGAGCTGACCGGCCTGGAGGGCGTGTATGAGCAGGGCACCAACCTGCATCACGCGCTCGCGCTGGCGGGCCGGCATCTGCGCCGGTATCCCAACGCGCAGCCCGTCGTGCTGGTGGTGACCGACGGGGAGCCCACCGCACACCTGGAGGACTACGGCGACGGCACGTCGGTATTCTTCGATTATCCGCCGAACCCGCGCACGATTTCCTTCACCGTCAAGGGTTTTGACGACATGGCCCGGCTCGGCGCGCAGATCACCATCTTCCGGCTGGGCAGTGATCCCGGCCTGGCGCGGTTCCTCGACAAGATCGCCCGCCGGGTCGGCGGGCGGGTGGTGGTGCCCGATCTCGACGGGCTGGGTGCCGCCGTGGTGGGCGACTACCTGAAGGCTCGGCGACGCTAG
- a CDS encoding alpha/beta hydrolase, with protein sequence MTVTLADIDRWDPVAITTVFDAAIRRAHGTRTAAAAITELMRLLSFGGDAAEAAHAATGHTALTLDDHADACAAVARAAEQSAEEVAAIKRRLEAMRDGARESHLQIDETLGTALPPPGLADYSAAEQQAIVGAAVRLTESLQRLLADAERADEDLAAAIRSADGDLDHELLDVQLGHQPPQMPLLPPPGTDPGAVARWWHGLTPGQQDRVRQWFPGALRNLDGIPAGVRSELNMPVLQRELTRLQQGWVDSYGWHTDPGQLADLAALRDTLAANPDATLLELDTASTPGKVLAAVAVGDVDNAERIAVTVGGLTTRVSDSTANMVQQATFQRDEARLLRRNAGVANADAVASIAWLGYDAPDSLRDVAHDWLARDGARALNSFYRGLASAGNLPDPGIVAFGHSYGSLTTSLALQQGAPVSDVVLYGSPGAELTDAAQLGVLPGHAYYMIGADDVVSELLPGFAAFGAPPQDVPGMAELSTDEGYAGSGGYGDGQLHERAYGHSEYARMGSNGNLRMSAYNLAVVLAGLPADLITPWPPDPDPCEP encoded by the coding sequence ATGACGGTCACCCTGGCCGATATCGACCGCTGGGATCCCGTCGCGATCACGACCGTCTTCGACGCCGCGATCAGGCGCGCACACGGAACCCGAACTGCGGCGGCGGCGATCACCGAGCTGATGCGACTGCTGAGTTTCGGCGGCGACGCTGCCGAGGCGGCACACGCGGCGACCGGACATACCGCGCTGACCCTGGACGACCACGCCGACGCATGCGCTGCCGTCGCACGGGCCGCCGAACAGTCGGCTGAGGAAGTCGCCGCGATCAAGCGGCGGCTGGAGGCGATGCGGGACGGTGCGCGGGAAAGCCACCTGCAGATCGACGAAACCCTGGGCACCGCACTGCCCCCGCCGGGCCTGGCTGACTACTCCGCGGCAGAACAGCAGGCCATCGTCGGCGCCGCGGTCCGGTTGACCGAAAGCCTGCAACGGCTGCTGGCCGATGCCGAACGGGCCGACGAAGACCTGGCCGCGGCGATCCGAAGCGCTGACGGGGATCTCGATCATGAACTGCTCGACGTGCAACTCGGCCACCAGCCGCCGCAGATGCCGCTGTTGCCGCCGCCGGGCACCGATCCCGGCGCCGTCGCACGGTGGTGGCACGGGTTGACCCCGGGCCAGCAGGACCGGGTCAGACAGTGGTTCCCGGGTGCGTTGCGCAACCTCGACGGCATCCCCGCCGGTGTCCGCAGCGAACTCAATATGCCTGTGCTGCAACGGGAACTCACCCGCTTGCAGCAGGGATGGGTCGACTCGTACGGGTGGCACACCGACCCCGGCCAGCTGGCCGACCTTGCCGCGCTGCGCGACACCCTGGCCGCCAATCCCGACGCCACGCTGCTAGAGCTGGACACCGCGTCCACGCCGGGCAAGGTGCTGGCGGCCGTCGCCGTCGGCGACGTCGACAACGCGGAGCGGATCGCCGTCACCGTCGGCGGCCTGACCACCCGGGTGAGCGACAGCACGGCGAACATGGTGCAGCAGGCCACCTTTCAGCGGGACGAGGCACGGCTGCTGCGCCGCAACGCCGGCGTCGCCAATGCCGACGCGGTGGCCTCGATCGCCTGGCTCGGTTACGACGCGCCGGACAGCCTGCGGGATGTGGCGCACGACTGGCTCGCGCGCGACGGCGCCCGGGCGTTGAACAGCTTCTACCGTGGGCTGGCGTCGGCCGGCAACCTTCCGGACCCCGGGATCGTCGCCTTCGGCCACTCCTACGGGTCGTTGACCACGAGCCTCGCGTTGCAGCAGGGCGCCCCGGTCAGCGACGTGGTGCTCTACGGTTCGCCCGGCGCCGAGCTTACCGACGCCGCTCAGCTCGGCGTCCTGCCCGGCCACGCCTACTACATGATCGGTGCCGATGATGTTGTCTCCGAATTACTTCCGGGATTCGCCGCGTTCGGCGCCCCGCCGCAGGACGTGCCCGGCATGGCGGAATTGTCCACCGATGAGGGGTACGCGGGCAGCGGTGGGTACGGCGACGGGCAACTGCACGAACGGGCGTACGGACATTCGGAGTATGCCCGCATGGGAAGCAACGGGAACCTGCGGATGAGTGCCTACAACCTCGCGGTGGTGCTGGCGGGACTGCCTGCCGACCTCATCACCCCTTGGCCACCCGATCCCGACCCGTGCGAGCCGTGA
- a CDS encoding LppA family lipoprotein: protein MRAVTRFAAALLAVTLVVTGCVKRTTINPDANPGRSELDRLQVMVNARPDLEAVERQLGDVDAAIRATIAKHSPRSHFSTMTAGHLRNGCRDPFTRNIGRQVNSDMFFVEPPPSAAQWLQIVTELALVFTTAGFTPDNSSPGSPPLPMGAANDSQSRGDGATIKLVNGVAGSPLDYSFDTGCHLPASWRTAPPPPDLQPSNDPNVHYPYLYGSPGGRSADAN, encoded by the coding sequence GTGCGAGCCGTGACCCGGTTCGCCGCGGCGCTGCTCGCTGTCACCCTGGTGGTGACCGGCTGCGTCAAGCGAACCACCATCAATCCGGACGCGAATCCCGGCCGCTCCGAACTGGATCGGCTACAGGTGATGGTCAACGCGCGGCCCGATCTCGAGGCCGTCGAACGGCAACTCGGTGATGTCGACGCCGCGATCCGCGCCACCATCGCGAAACACTCACCGCGGAGCCACTTTTCGACCATGACGGCCGGTCATCTCCGAAACGGTTGCCGAGACCCGTTCACCCGCAACATCGGCCGTCAGGTCAACAGTGACATGTTCTTTGTCGAACCGCCGCCGTCGGCCGCGCAGTGGCTGCAGATCGTCACCGAGCTTGCTCTGGTGTTCACGACCGCGGGCTTCACGCCCGACAACTCCTCCCCGGGCAGTCCGCCACTACCAATGGGTGCGGCCAATGACTCCCAGAGCCGCGGGGACGGCGCGACGATCAAATTGGTCAATGGCGTAGCGGGCAGCCCCCTGGACTACTCCTTCGACACCGGCTGCCATCTGCCGGCGTCGTGGCGGACAGCGCCGCCACCGCCCGATTTGCAGCCGTCGAACGACCCGAATGTGCACTACCCGTATCTGTATGGATCACCGGGCGGCCGCAGCGCCGACGCGAACTAG
- a CDS encoding ATP-binding protein has translation MTSPSNLPRTLGELRASGHRERGVKQEIRENLLTALADGGDDVWPGILGFDDTVIPQLERALIAGHDFVLLGERGQGKTRLLRALTGLLDEWTPVIDGSELGEHPYTPITPEWIRRAAQLQDDLPVAWKHRSERYTEKLATPDTSVADLVGDIDPIKVAEGRSLGDPETIAYGLIPRAHRGIVAVNELPDLAERIQVSMLNVMEERDIQVRGYTLRLPLDVLVVASANPEDYTNRGRIITPLKDRFGAEIRTHYPLELAAEIGVIAQEAHLSAQVPDYLLQVIARFARYLRESSSVDQRSGVSARFAIAAAETVAAAARHRGAILGETDPVARVVDLGTVIDVLRGKLEFESGEEGREQAVLEHLLRRATADTASRVLGGVDVGTLVSAVEKGSAVTTGERVSAKDVLAAVPGLPVVDKIAAKLGAESEGERAAALELALEALYLAKRVDKVSGEGQTVYG, from the coding sequence GTGACTTCACCGAGCAATCTGCCCCGAACCCTTGGCGAGCTGCGTGCCTCCGGTCATCGCGAGCGGGGCGTCAAGCAGGAGATCCGCGAGAATCTGCTGACCGCACTGGCGGACGGCGGCGACGACGTATGGCCCGGAATCCTCGGTTTCGACGACACCGTGATTCCGCAACTCGAACGGGCGCTGATCGCCGGCCACGACTTCGTGCTGCTGGGCGAACGCGGCCAGGGCAAGACCCGGTTGCTGCGGGCACTGACCGGTCTGCTCGACGAATGGACCCCGGTGATCGACGGATCGGAGCTCGGCGAGCACCCCTACACGCCGATCACGCCGGAGTGGATCCGCCGCGCCGCCCAGTTGCAGGACGACCTGCCGGTGGCGTGGAAGCACCGCAGCGAGCGCTACACCGAGAAGCTGGCCACCCCTGACACCAGCGTCGCCGACTTGGTCGGTGACATCGACCCGATCAAGGTCGCCGAAGGCCGCAGCCTCGGCGACCCGGAAACCATTGCCTATGGACTGATTCCACGCGCGCACCGCGGCATCGTCGCGGTCAATGAGCTTCCCGACCTGGCCGAGCGGATTCAGGTCTCGATGCTGAATGTGATGGAGGAGCGCGACATCCAGGTCCGCGGTTACACGCTGCGGCTGCCGCTGGACGTGCTGGTGGTGGCGAGCGCCAACCCGGAGGACTACACGAACCGCGGTCGCATCATCACCCCGCTCAAGGACCGGTTCGGCGCCGAGATCCGCACCCACTATCCGTTGGAGCTGGCGGCCGAAATCGGCGTCATCGCCCAGGAGGCGCACCTGAGCGCGCAAGTGCCCGACTATCTGCTGCAGGTGATCGCGCGCTTCGCCCGGTACCTGCGCGAGTCCAGTTCGGTCGACCAACGCTCCGGGGTGTCGGCACGGTTCGCGATCGCGGCGGCCGAGACGGTCGCGGCTGCGGCCCGGCACCGCGGCGCGATTCTCGGCGAGACCGACCCGGTGGCCCGGGTCGTCGACCTGGGAACGGTCATCGACGTGCTGCGCGGCAAGCTGGAATTCGAGTCCGGCGAGGAAGGCCGCGAGCAGGCCGTGCTCGAGCACCTGCTGCGCCGCGCGACCGCCGACACCGCCTCCCGGGTTCTCGGCGGCGTCGACGTCGGCACCCTGGTGTCCGCCGTCGAAAAAGGATCCGCGGTGACGACGGGTGAGCGGGTGTCCGCCAAGGACGTACTGGCCGCGGTGCCCGGGCTGCCGGTCGTGGACAAGATCGCGGCCAAACTGGGCGCCGAATCCGAAGGAGAACGGGCCGCCGCGCTGGAACTCGCGCTGGAAGCGCTGTACCTGGCGAAGCGGGTCGACAAAGTATCCGGGGAGGGGCAGACGGTCTATGGGTAG
- the purN gene encoding phosphoribosylglycinamide formyltransferase, with amino-acid sequence MQEPLRVPPSAPARLVVLASGTGSLLNSLLAAAQGDYPARVVAVGVDRDCRATQIAAEANIPAFAVRVGEHPTRDDWDAAITEATAAHQPDLVVSAGFMRILGPQFLSRFNGRILNTHPALLPAFPGAHGVRDALAYGVKVTGCTVHLVDAGVDTGPILAQQPVEVRDGDNEETLHERIKVVERQLLVDVVAAIATRGVTVTERKATLG; translated from the coding sequence GTGCAGGAACCGCTCCGTGTACCCCCGAGTGCACCGGCGCGGCTGGTAGTGCTGGCCTCGGGCACCGGATCGCTGCTCAACTCCCTGCTGGCCGCGGCGCAAGGCGATTATCCGGCCCGGGTCGTGGCCGTCGGCGTCGATCGTGACTGCCGGGCCACGCAGATCGCCGCCGAAGCGAATATCCCCGCTTTCGCCGTCCGTGTCGGCGAGCACCCGACCCGCGACGACTGGGACGCCGCCATCACCGAGGCCACCGCCGCCCACCAACCGGACCTGGTGGTGTCCGCCGGTTTCATGAGAATCCTTGGCCCGCAGTTTCTTTCGCGATTCAACGGCCGCATCCTGAACACCCACCCGGCGCTGCTGCCCGCCTTTCCCGGCGCACACGGCGTCCGCGACGCACTGGCCTACGGCGTGAAAGTCACCGGCTGTACGGTGCACCTGGTGGATGCCGGCGTGGACACTGGTCCGATACTGGCCCAGCAGCCCGTCGAGGTGCGTGATGGCGACAACGAAGAGACCCTGCATGAACGCATCAAGGTCGTGGAACGCCAACTCCTGGTGGATGTGGTGGCCGCGATCGCGACCCGCGGCGTGACGGTGACAGAGCGAAAGGCGACCCTGGGATGA
- a CDS encoding WXG100 family type VII secretion target, which translates to MASELRAIPDVLSYVGTELANQARTLRGVQRACDRDVDGAQPGWVGTSGAALAELLNRWAAAGAGHLARLNDHADGIRFAAAGLGEMEQGNAASLR; encoded by the coding sequence GTGGCATCAGAGTTGCGGGCGATTCCGGACGTGCTGTCCTACGTCGGCACTGAATTGGCGAACCAGGCCCGGACCCTGCGCGGGGTGCAGCGGGCCTGCGACCGCGACGTCGACGGAGCGCAGCCGGGCTGGGTGGGGACGTCGGGCGCGGCGTTGGCGGAGTTGTTGAATCGGTGGGCCGCCGCCGGAGCGGGTCACCTGGCCCGTCTGAATGACCACGCTGACGGCATCCGGTTCGCTGCCGCCGGCCTCGGCGAGATGGAGCAGGGCAACGCCGCCTCGCTGCGATGA
- a CDS encoding DUF6350 family protein — MSARNGETGARQARDLVRVAFAPAVVALVIIAAVTLLELLIANSDMTGALGAIASMWLGVHQVPVSIGGRELGVMPLLPVLLMVWGTARTTARATSPYSSWLVIRWVIASALGGPLLIAAIALAVIHDASSVLTELQTPSALRAFTSVLVVHAIGAAIGVSSRAGRRALAASPLPNWLGDSLRAACAGVLALLGLSGVVTAGSLVVHWSTMQDLYAITDSIWGQFNLTALSVLYAPNVIVGASAVAVGSSAHIGFATFSSFTVFGGDVPALPILAAAPTPPLGAVWVALLIIGAASGVAVGQQCARRALPLIPAVAKLLVAAVLAAAMMTLLGYGGGGKLGNFGDVGVDRGAMFLGVLFWFTVVGAITVVMTGGIRRRPRRQRVKRPVAPEPVVQDDEPLVGVFDDALDDDALGDDVLDDEVRDVDEGVDVEEVAMPDERAADRPQKPDED, encoded by the coding sequence GTGTCGGCAAGAAACGGAGAAACGGGCGCTCGCCAGGCCCGCGACCTGGTCAGGGTGGCTTTCGCCCCCGCGGTAGTAGCGCTGGTCATCATTGCGGCCGTCACGCTGCTGGAGTTGTTGATCGCCAACAGCGACATGACCGGTGCCCTGGGCGCTATCGCGAGCATGTGGCTGGGCGTGCACCAGGTGCCCGTCTCCATTGGCGGTCGGGAACTGGGCGTCATGCCGCTGCTGCCGGTCCTGTTGATGGTGTGGGGCACCGCCCGCACCACGGCGCGCGCTACCTCGCCGTACTCGTCCTGGCTGGTGATCCGCTGGGTCATCGCGTCGGCGCTGGGCGGTCCACTGTTGATAGCCGCCATCGCGCTGGCCGTCATTCACGATGCATCGTCGGTGCTGACCGAGTTGCAGACGCCCAGTGCGTTGCGGGCGTTCACCAGCGTGCTGGTGGTGCATGCCATCGGGGCCGCGATCGGGGTCTCGTCACGGGCGGGACGACGCGCGCTGGCTGCTTCTCCGCTGCCCAACTGGCTGGGTGATTCACTCCGCGCCGCCTGCGCCGGAGTTCTGGCCCTGCTCGGGCTTTCCGGCGTGGTGACGGCGGGGTCGCTCGTGGTGCATTGGTCGACCATGCAAGACCTGTACGCGATCACCGACTCGATCTGGGGACAGTTCAACCTCACCGCACTGTCGGTGTTGTACGCGCCGAACGTCATCGTGGGTGCCTCGGCCGTCGCCGTCGGGTCCAGCGCCCATATCGGGTTCGCGACGTTCAGCTCGTTCACCGTGTTCGGCGGCGACGTGCCGGCGCTGCCGATCCTGGCCGCGGCGCCCACGCCGCCGCTCGGAGCGGTGTGGGTTGCGCTGCTGATCATCGGCGCGGCGTCCGGCGTGGCCGTCGGTCAGCAGTGCGCCCGGCGTGCGCTGCCGCTGATCCCCGCCGTCGCCAAGCTGCTGGTTGCGGCAGTGTTGGCGGCCGCGATGATGACGCTGCTGGGATACGGCGGAGGGGGCAAACTGGGCAACTTCGGCGACGTCGGCGTCGACCGGGGGGCCATGTTTCTCGGCGTGCTGTTCTGGTTCACCGTGGTCGGCGCCATCACCGTGGTGATGACCGGAGGTATCCGGCGGCGGCCGCGCCGGCAGCGGGTCAAACGGCCTGTTGCGCCAGAGCCTGTCGTGCAAGACGACGAGCCGTTGGTGGGGGTTTTCGACGACGCTCTGGACGACGACGCTCTGGGCGACGACGTTCTGGACGACGAAGTACGGGACGTCGACGAAGGCGTGGACGTCGAGGAAGTCGCGATGCCCGACGAGCGGGCTGCCGATCGGCCCCAGAAGCCAGACGAGGACTAG